In the genome of Streptomyces sp. NBC_00190, one region contains:
- a CDS encoding NAD(P)/FAD-dependent oxidoreductase, with protein MAPVAMRSVAKSLSEAKPVSYWLDDPGKPAAQPALTSDERCDLLVIGGGYSGLWTALIAKERDPGRDVVLIESKEAGWAASGRNGGFCAASLTHGLGNGMARWPGELAKLEELGARNLDAIEEAVARYGIDCDFERTGEIDVATEPHQVEELRELHEEAGRLGLAGGSEWLEGDALRAEVDSPTFLAGLWDRDGVAMLNPAKLAWGLKQACLDLGVRIYENTRGLKMASAGPGMTVQTPYGTILARRVALGTNIFPSLVRRIRPFTVPVYDYALMTEPLDEAQLASIGWKNRQGLGDSANQFHYFRITKDHRILWGGYDAIYPYRGKLDSEYDHRPETYLKLAEHFFTCFPQLEGIRFSHAWGGAIDTCSRFSAFFGTAHSGKVAYAAGYTGLGVGATRFGADVMLDLLDGVSTERTRLEMVKSKPMPFPPEPFAWTGITLTKWSLARADSRGGHRNLWLRTLDRFGLGFDS; from the coding sequence ATGGCCCCAGTCGCCATGCGAAGTGTTGCGAAATCCCTTTCCGAAGCGAAGCCGGTCTCGTACTGGCTGGACGACCCCGGCAAGCCCGCCGCGCAGCCGGCGCTGACCAGCGACGAGCGGTGCGACCTGCTGGTCATCGGCGGCGGCTACAGCGGTCTGTGGACCGCGCTGATCGCCAAGGAGCGCGACCCCGGACGGGACGTCGTCCTGATCGAGAGCAAGGAGGCGGGCTGGGCCGCCTCCGGCCGCAACGGCGGCTTCTGCGCCGCCTCCCTCACCCACGGCCTCGGCAACGGAATGGCCCGCTGGCCGGGGGAGCTCGCCAAGCTGGAGGAGCTGGGCGCCCGCAACCTCGACGCCATCGAGGAGGCGGTCGCCCGCTACGGCATCGACTGCGACTTCGAGCGCACCGGCGAGATCGACGTGGCCACCGAGCCCCACCAGGTCGAAGAGCTGCGGGAACTCCACGAGGAGGCCGGCCGCCTCGGCCTCGCGGGCGGCTCCGAGTGGCTGGAGGGGGACGCGCTGCGCGCCGAGGTCGACTCCCCGACCTTCCTCGCGGGCCTCTGGGACCGTGACGGCGTCGCCATGCTCAACCCGGCGAAGCTGGCCTGGGGCCTCAAGCAGGCCTGCCTCGACCTCGGGGTGCGGATCTACGAGAACACCCGCGGCCTCAAGATGGCCTCGGCCGGTCCGGGGATGACCGTGCAGACCCCGTACGGGACGATCCTCGCGCGCCGGGTCGCCCTGGGCACCAACATCTTCCCCTCGCTCGTCCGCCGCATCCGCCCGTTCACCGTGCCGGTCTACGACTACGCCCTGATGACCGAGCCGCTGGACGAGGCGCAGCTCGCCTCCATCGGCTGGAAGAACCGGCAGGGTCTGGGCGACAGCGCGAACCAGTTCCACTACTTCCGGATCACCAAGGACCACCGGATCCTGTGGGGCGGCTACGACGCGATCTACCCGTACCGGGGGAAGCTCGACTCCGAGTACGACCACCGCCCCGAGACCTACCTCAAGCTCGCGGAGCACTTCTTCACCTGCTTCCCGCAGCTGGAGGGGATCCGCTTCAGCCACGCGTGGGGCGGGGCGATCGACACCTGCTCGCGCTTCTCGGCCTTCTTCGGCACCGCGCACTCGGGGAAGGTGGCCTACGCGGCCGGCTACACCGGGCTCGGGGTGGGCGCCACCCGCTTCGGCGCGGACGTGATGCTGGACCTCCTCGACGGGGTCTCCACTGAGCGCACCCGGCTGGAGATGGTGAAGTCCAAGCCGATGCCGTTCCCGCCCGAGCCCTTCGCGTGGACCGGGATCACCCTCACCAAGTGGTCGCTCGCCCGCGCCGACAGCCGGGGAGGGCACCGCAACCTCTGGCTCAGGACGCTGGACCGCTTCGGCCTCGGCTTCGACAGCTGA
- a CDS encoding chitinase, protein MRRAWSLLTAAALAAAGFLAAGPPAAAADADLVRNGGFEAGLDGWSCSGGSGAAVSSPVHGGGSALKATPAGQDNARCSQTVAVKPDSAYTLAAWVQGAYVYLGASGTGTTDVSAWTQTPGAWKQLTTGFRTGPSTTSVTVYTHGWYGQPAHLTDDLTLIGPDPGGAVLPPVAPTGLTASATSSSTASLSWPAVPGATSYTVHRDGATPLSVSSGPVTVTGLAASTTYTFRVSAVNSAGESPKSAPVSVTTTSGGGGGGGLPAHALVGYLHASFANGSGYLRMADVPASWDVINLAFGEPTSVTSGDIRFRLCPAAECPNVESPAEFKAAVKAKQAAGKKVLISIGGQNGQVQLSTTAARDTFVSSVSAIIDEYGLDGLDIDFEGHSLSLATGDTDFRAPTTPGIVNLISAVKTLKATYGPDFVLTMAPETFFVQLGYQYYGSGPWGGQDPRAGAYLPVIHALRDDLTLLHVQDYNSGSIMGLDNQYHSVGGADFHIAMTDMLLTGFPVAGDAARVFPPLRPDQVAIGLPATTNAGNGHTPPAEVNKALDCLTKKAGCGAYQTHGTWPGLRGLMTWSVNWDRFGGWEFSRNFDAYFGGAAG, encoded by the coding sequence GTGCGCAGAGCCTGGTCCCTCCTCACGGCCGCCGCCCTCGCGGCGGCCGGCTTCCTCGCCGCGGGCCCGCCGGCCGCGGCGGCCGACGCCGACCTCGTACGCAACGGCGGCTTCGAAGCCGGCCTCGACGGCTGGAGCTGCTCGGGCGGCAGCGGAGCCGCCGTCAGCTCGCCCGTGCACGGCGGCGGCTCGGCCCTCAAGGCCACCCCGGCCGGCCAGGACAACGCCCGCTGCTCCCAGACCGTCGCGGTCAAGCCCGACTCGGCCTACACGCTGGCCGCCTGGGTGCAGGGCGCCTACGTCTACCTCGGCGCGAGCGGCACCGGCACCACCGACGTGTCGGCCTGGACGCAGACCCCGGGTGCCTGGAAGCAGCTGACGACCGGTTTCCGCACCGGCCCGTCGACGACCTCCGTCACCGTCTACACCCACGGCTGGTACGGCCAGCCCGCCCACCTCACCGACGACCTCACCCTGATCGGACCCGACCCGGGCGGCGCGGTCCTGCCGCCCGTCGCCCCCACCGGCCTGACGGCTTCCGCCACCTCGTCGAGCACGGCCTCCCTGTCCTGGCCGGCGGTACCCGGAGCCACCTCGTACACCGTCCACCGCGACGGCGCGACGCCCCTGTCCGTCAGCTCCGGCCCGGTGACGGTCACCGGACTCGCCGCGTCCACCACGTACACCTTCCGGGTCAGCGCGGTGAACTCGGCGGGCGAGTCCCCCAAGAGCGCCCCCGTCTCGGTGACCACGACGAGCGGCGGCGGTGGAGGCGGCGGCCTCCCGGCGCACGCGCTCGTCGGCTACCTGCACGCGAGCTTCGCCAACGGCTCGGGCTACCTCCGGATGGCCGACGTGCCCGCCTCCTGGGACGTCATCAACCTCGCCTTCGGCGAACCGACTTCGGTGACCTCGGGCGACATCCGCTTCCGGCTCTGCCCGGCCGCCGAGTGCCCGAACGTCGAATCCCCGGCCGAGTTCAAGGCGGCCGTCAAGGCCAAGCAGGCGGCGGGCAAGAAGGTGCTGATCTCCATCGGCGGCCAGAACGGCCAGGTGCAGCTGTCGACCACGGCCGCCCGCGACACCTTCGTCTCCTCCGTCAGCGCGATCATCGACGAGTACGGCCTGGACGGCCTCGACATCGACTTCGAGGGCCACTCCCTCTCCCTCGCCACCGGGGACACCGACTTCCGCGCCCCCACCACCCCGGGAATCGTCAACCTGATCTCGGCCGTGAAGACCCTGAAGGCCACGTACGGCCCCGACTTCGTCCTGACGATGGCCCCGGAGACCTTCTTCGTCCAGCTGGGCTACCAGTACTACGGCTCGGGCCCCTGGGGAGGCCAGGACCCGCGGGCGGGCGCGTACCTCCCGGTCATCCACGCCCTGCGCGACGACCTCACCCTGCTCCACGTCCAGGACTACAACTCGGGCTCGATCATGGGTCTCGACAACCAGTACCACTCCGTGGGCGGCGCGGACTTCCACATCGCCATGACCGACATGCTGCTCACCGGCTTCCCGGTGGCCGGCGACGCCGCCCGCGTCTTCCCGCCGCTGCGCCCGGACCAGGTCGCCATCGGCCTGCCGGCCACGACGAACGCGGGCAACGGCCACACTCCGCCCGCCGAGGTGAACAAAGCCCTGGACTGCCTGACGAAGAAGGCCGGCTGCGGCGCGTACCAGACCCACGGCACGTGGCCGGGCCTGCGCGGCCTGATGACCTGGTCGGTGAACTGGGACCGCTTCGGAGGCTGGGAGTTCAGCCGGAACTTCGACGCGTACTTCGGGGGCGCGGCCGGCTGA
- a CDS encoding phosphatase PAP2 family protein produces MSETPRSRETVGDTSAGLPQRRTGHAFAHTPHRSDGRPPQTPRGVRRPDPGGRPGTIPPVPGRPATLSKAAVQATLCLTAFALITWQVLVSGPLLSPDARLSRALVRSVPDAVTERLSDLGNVPVALPVLLLAVAYAARRGNRRGAAAAALAMALVPALVVPLKEWTARPGPLEPWAAGYYPSGHTATAAVAYLGAALLVAPYTRRAWPTAVALVLTGATAVGLVLRGWHWPLDVLASLLVCAPLLLAVGRVSRPRPRSTRRSSG; encoded by the coding sequence ATGAGTGAGACACCCCGCTCCCGGGAAACCGTGGGCGACACCAGTGCCGGGCTTCCCCAGCGCCGTACTGGGCATGCGTTCGCGCACACTCCTCACCGATCGGACGGCCGACCGCCCCAAACCCCCCGGGGCGTGCGGCGACCCGATCCGGGCGGCCGTCCCGGAACCATCCCCCCTGTTCCGGGACGGCCGGCCACTCTTTCCAAGGCCGCCGTCCAGGCAACGCTCTGCCTGACCGCCTTCGCCCTGATCACCTGGCAGGTCCTGGTGTCGGGGCCACTGCTGTCCCCGGACGCGCGCCTCAGCCGCGCCCTCGTCCGCAGCGTCCCCGACGCCGTCACCGAACGGCTCTCGGACCTCGGGAACGTCCCCGTCGCCCTGCCCGTGCTCCTCCTCGCCGTGGCGTACGCCGCCCGGCGCGGCAACCGGCGCGGCGCCGCGGCCGCGGCCCTGGCCATGGCCCTGGTCCCGGCCCTGGTCGTCCCGCTGAAGGAATGGACCGCCCGGCCCGGCCCGCTGGAGCCCTGGGCCGCCGGCTACTACCCCTCGGGCCACACCGCGACCGCGGCCGTCGCCTACCTCGGGGCGGCGCTGCTCGTCGCCCCGTACACCCGCCGGGCATGGCCGACGGCCGTCGCCCTCGTCCTGACGGGTGCGACGGCCGTGGGCCTGGTGCTGCGGGGCTGGCACTGGCCGCTGGACGTGCTGGCCAGTCTCCTCGTGTGCGCCCCGCTGCTGCTGGCGGTGGGGCGGGTCAGCCGGCCGCGCCCCCGAAGTACGCGTCGAAGTTCCGGCTGA
- the gabT gene encoding 4-aminobutyrate--2-oxoglutarate transaminase encodes MTAVPQERRIVTAIPGPKSQELQARRLETVAGGVGSVLPVFTARAGGGIIEDVDGNRLIDFGSGIAVTSVGASAEAVVRRASAQLANFTHTCFMVTPYEGYVEVCEALAELTPGDHAKKSALFNSGAEAVENAVKIARAYTKRQAVVVFDHGYHGRTNLTMALTSKNMPYKQGFGPFAPEVYRVPVAYGYRWPTGAENCGPEAAAQAIDQITKQIGADNVAAIIIEPVLGEGGFIEPAKGFLPALVKFANDNGIVFVADEIQSGFCRTGQWFACEDEGIVPDLITTAKGIAGGLPLAAVTGRAEIMDSAHAGGLGGTYGGNPVACAGALGSIETMKELDLNAAAKKIESVMKARLTAMQEKYDIIGDIRGRGAMIAIELVKDPASKTPFPEAAASLAKACHAEGVMVLTCGTYGNVLRFLPPIVIGEDLLNEGLDIIEAAFAGI; translated from the coding sequence ATGACCGCTGTCCCGCAGGAGCGCCGCATCGTCACCGCGATCCCCGGCCCCAAGTCGCAGGAGCTGCAGGCCCGCCGCCTCGAGACGGTGGCCGGCGGCGTGGGCTCCGTGCTCCCCGTCTTCACGGCCCGTGCGGGCGGCGGCATCATCGAGGACGTCGACGGCAACCGCCTGATCGACTTCGGCTCCGGCATCGCCGTGACCTCGGTCGGCGCCTCCGCCGAGGCCGTCGTGCGCCGCGCCTCCGCGCAGCTCGCGAACTTCACGCACACCTGCTTCATGGTCACGCCGTACGAGGGCTACGTCGAGGTCTGCGAGGCCCTCGCCGAGCTGACCCCGGGTGACCACGCCAAGAAGTCGGCCCTGTTCAACTCCGGCGCCGAGGCCGTCGAGAACGCCGTCAAGATCGCCCGTGCGTACACCAAGCGCCAGGCCGTCGTCGTCTTCGACCACGGCTACCACGGCCGTACGAACCTCACGATGGCGCTGACCTCGAAGAACATGCCGTACAAGCAGGGCTTCGGCCCGTTCGCCCCCGAGGTCTACCGCGTCCCGGTCGCCTACGGCTACCGCTGGCCCACCGGCGCCGAGAACTGCGGTCCCGAGGCCGCCGCCCAGGCGATCGACCAGATCACCAAGCAGATCGGCGCCGACAACGTCGCCGCGATCATCATCGAGCCGGTCCTCGGCGAGGGCGGCTTCATCGAGCCGGCCAAGGGCTTCCTGCCCGCGCTCGTGAAGTTCGCCAACGACAACGGCATCGTCTTCGTCGCCGACGAGATCCAGTCCGGCTTCTGCCGCACCGGCCAGTGGTTCGCGTGTGAGGACGAGGGCATCGTCCCCGACCTGATCACCACCGCCAAGGGCATCGCGGGCGGTCTGCCGCTCGCCGCCGTGACCGGCCGCGCCGAGATCATGGACTCCGCCCACGCGGGCGGCCTGGGCGGCACCTACGGCGGCAACCCGGTGGCGTGCGCCGGTGCGCTCGGCTCCATCGAGACCATGAAGGAGCTCGACCTCAACGCCGCGGCGAAGAAGATCGAGTCCGTCATGAAGGCCCGCCTGACGGCCATGCAGGAGAAGTACGACATCATCGGCGACATCCGCGGCCGCGGCGCCATGATCGCGATCGAGCTCGTCAAGGACCCCGCGTCCAAGACCCCGTTCCCGGAGGCGGCCGCGTCGCTCGCCAAGGCCTGCCACGCCGAGGGCGTGATGGTCCTCACCTGTGGCACCTACGGCAACGTGCTCCGCTTCCTGCCGCCGATCGTCATCGGCGAGGACCTGCTGAACGAGGGCCTGGACATCATCGAGGCCGCTTTCGCGGGCATCTGA
- a CDS encoding ATP-binding protein: MDTEGTYDGQETRSGRVPRPAGPPAHPPALPGLPPKPSHAPAAGPALEDWLRHPRASDGPGVWTYGHVPRAAEEPEVTPTRQLVSGALIALLAGLLLWSLLWNGYLGGFWLWPLYMFTPDSWAGTLPSVVASYVWYALVAATLTIGFGRLGRWPELGRRLLASRAVRAVHALQTAAPVRPEAGGADDPARWPQLRGAGLGDAAERLEGEAGAGRMNDVDYARIRRAWESVCADPSRLRAFAEAVRDKGAGACVHPSGERDLPVRAARHDLLARQVLLGTVEDGRRNPYARRGTSLALDPEVLGTSLLAVGPSGSGKTGRLVRPVVESLALQALAGQAAVVAVGAAGARLGPDAAYDVVVRVGDPDSVYDLDLYGGATDPDEAATLLAEAFVGDVQGIEVRRAATALAQLLGPFRAAYGRFPAVAELRELLDQMPDAFGELRRDLADAGLHTMLRELDARERQHGAPADPGPALADRVALLDRPAFAGFFDTTGQGRPFSLRTLEHPIRVRVDLPERGHADASRMLARLLLAQFNAAAAARADRSLFAFLAFDDASHTLTAQTVRGVQRLRSANAGVLLTLRSLDDVPEELRTPLLGAVGCRMAFSGVTTWDGKRFAETWGTEWVETRDVTHRTVFADQPLTRAIHAFRKLVTGKAVTTDAVTVRQVERERWSASDLAHDVPPGYAVLSLTSVRGERAAPLLVRLGGTA, encoded by the coding sequence ATGGACACCGAGGGCACGTACGACGGTCAGGAGACCCGTTCGGGTCGTGTACCGCGACCCGCCGGGCCCCCCGCGCACCCGCCGGCCCTGCCGGGCCTCCCGCCGAAGCCCTCCCACGCGCCGGCGGCCGGGCCGGCGCTGGAGGACTGGCTGCGCCATCCGCGCGCCTCCGACGGGCCGGGCGTCTGGACCTACGGGCACGTGCCGCGGGCCGCCGAGGAACCCGAGGTGACCCCCACCCGCCAGCTGGTCAGCGGAGCGCTGATCGCCCTGCTGGCCGGGCTGCTCCTGTGGTCCCTGCTGTGGAACGGCTACCTCGGCGGGTTCTGGCTCTGGCCCCTCTACATGTTCACGCCCGACTCCTGGGCGGGGACGCTCCCGTCCGTCGTGGCCTCGTACGTCTGGTACGCCCTGGTCGCCGCCACCCTGACCATCGGCTTCGGGCGCCTCGGCCGCTGGCCCGAGCTGGGCCGCAGGCTGCTCGCCAGCCGCGCCGTCCGCGCCGTGCACGCCTTGCAGACCGCCGCCCCGGTCCGCCCCGAGGCGGGGGGCGCCGACGACCCCGCGCGCTGGCCGCAGTTGCGGGGTGCCGGGCTGGGGGACGCGGCCGAACGGCTCGAAGGGGAGGCCGGGGCCGGGCGGATGAACGACGTGGACTACGCGCGGATCCGACGGGCGTGGGAGTCCGTGTGCGCCGACCCGTCCCGGCTCCGGGCGTTCGCCGAGGCCGTGCGCGACAAGGGCGCCGGGGCCTGCGTACACCCGTCCGGGGAGCGGGACCTGCCCGTGCGCGCCGCCCGGCACGACCTGCTGGCCCGGCAGGTGCTGCTCGGCACCGTCGAGGACGGCCGGCGCAACCCGTACGCCCGCCGCGGTACCTCGCTCGCGCTCGACCCCGAGGTCCTCGGGACCTCGCTGCTCGCCGTCGGGCCCTCGGGATCCGGCAAGACCGGCCGGCTGGTGCGGCCCGTCGTCGAGTCCCTCGCGCTGCAGGCGCTCGCCGGCCAGGCCGCCGTCGTCGCCGTCGGCGCGGCCGGGGCCCGGCTCGGGCCGGACGCCGCGTACGACGTCGTGGTCCGCGTCGGCGACCCCGACTCCGTCTACGACCTCGACCTCTACGGCGGCGCGACGGACCCCGACGAGGCCGCCACCCTGCTCGCCGAGGCCTTCGTCGGAGACGTGCAGGGGATCGAGGTGCGCCGGGCCGCGACCGCCCTCGCCCAGCTGCTGGGGCCCTTCCGGGCGGCGTACGGGCGCTTCCCCGCCGTGGCCGAACTGCGCGAGCTGCTCGACCAGATGCCGGACGCCTTCGGCGAGCTGCGCCGGGACCTGGCCGACGCCGGCCTGCACACGATGCTCCGCGAACTCGACGCCCGGGAACGGCAGCACGGGGCTCCCGCGGACCCCGGACCGGCTCTCGCCGACCGCGTGGCCCTGCTCGACCGGCCCGCCTTCGCCGGGTTCTTCGACACCACCGGCCAGGGCCGGCCGTTCTCGCTGCGCACCCTCGAACACCCGATCCGGGTCCGCGTCGACCTGCCCGAGCGGGGACACGCCGACGCCTCGCGGATGCTGGCCCGGCTGCTGCTCGCGCAGTTCAACGCCGCCGCGGCCGCCCGCGCCGACCGCTCCCTCTTCGCCTTCCTCGCCTTCGACGACGCCTCGCACACCCTGACCGCGCAGACCGTCCGGGGCGTGCAGCGGCTGCGCTCGGCGAACGCCGGAGTCCTGCTCACGCTGCGCTCGCTGGACGACGTACCGGAGGAGCTGCGGACCCCGCTGCTCGGTGCGGTCGGCTGCCGGATGGCCTTCTCCGGGGTCACCACCTGGGACGGCAAGCGGTTCGCCGAGACCTGGGGCACCGAATGGGTGGAGACGCGCGACGTCACCCACCGCACCGTCTTCGCCGACCAGCCGCTGACCCGGGCGATCCACGCCTTCCGCAAGCTCGTCACCGGCAAGGCCGTCACCACCGACGCGGTCACCGTGCGGCAGGTGGAGCGGGAGCGGTGGTCCGCCTCGGACCTGGCGCACGACGTGCCGCCGGGGTACGCGGTGCTGTCGCTGACCTCGGTCCGGGGGGAGCGGGCGGCTCCGCTGCTGGTCCGGCTCGGCGGAACCGCCTGA
- a CDS encoding PucR family transcriptional regulator yields MPLTLASLVQHSALKLSVRAGEGRLDTPVRWAHVSELADPVPYMEGGELLLITAMKLDAEDPQEMVRYVRRLAAAGVVGIGFAVGVNYEAIPEALVEAARGEDMPLLEVPRRTPFLAISKAVSAALAADQYRAVTAGFEAQRELTRAALAADGPAELLSKLAAHVHGWAALYDTSGAVVAAAPDWAARRAARLTPDVERLRERPAPASAVVGGSEDRVELQSLGTGRRARGALAVGTGAPLGTAERYAVHSAVALLTLTTERSRSLHDAESRLGAAVLRMLLAGEAEHARAVAGDLYGALLEAPFRLIAAEPALPGTAQPEGLALLADTVESAAARTGEPLLVVPEPGRLVVLAADGGSAVQACLDHAEALEARRGRDAAGPEPDELVVGLSAPAGPGAVAAALKQADQAMAVARRRGRPLVEHEEMAAGSVLPLLADDAVRAFADGTLRALREHDETGRGDLVASLQAWLSRHGQWDAAAADLGVHRHTLRYRMKRVEEILGRSLDDPDVRMELWLALKASPAPS; encoded by the coding sequence ATGCCGCTCACCCTCGCCTCGCTCGTCCAGCACTCGGCCCTCAAGCTCAGCGTCCGGGCGGGGGAGGGTCGCCTCGACACCCCCGTGCGCTGGGCCCACGTCAGCGAGCTCGCCGACCCCGTGCCCTACATGGAGGGCGGGGAACTGCTCCTGATCACCGCGATGAAGCTGGACGCGGAGGACCCGCAGGAGATGGTCCGCTACGTACGCCGCCTCGCCGCGGCCGGGGTCGTCGGCATCGGCTTCGCCGTCGGCGTGAACTACGAGGCGATCCCGGAGGCGCTGGTCGAGGCGGCGCGCGGCGAGGACATGCCGCTGCTGGAGGTCCCGCGGCGGACCCCGTTCCTCGCCATCAGCAAGGCCGTCTCCGCCGCACTCGCGGCCGACCAGTACCGGGCCGTGACCGCCGGCTTCGAGGCGCAGCGGGAGCTGACGCGCGCCGCGCTCGCCGCCGACGGGCCCGCCGAGCTGCTGTCGAAGCTGGCCGCGCACGTGCACGGCTGGGCCGCGCTGTACGACACCTCGGGCGCGGTCGTCGCGGCCGCCCCCGACTGGGCCGCTCGGCGCGCCGCCCGGCTCACCCCGGACGTGGAGCGGCTGCGGGAGCGGCCCGCGCCGGCGAGCGCCGTGGTCGGCGGCTCGGAGGACCGGGTCGAGCTGCAGTCCCTGGGCACGGGCCGGCGGGCGCGAGGCGCGCTCGCCGTCGGCACCGGGGCCCCGCTGGGCACGGCCGAGCGGTACGCGGTCCACTCCGCGGTCGCGCTCCTGACCCTCACCACCGAGCGCTCGCGCTCGCTGCACGACGCCGAGTCCCGGCTGGGGGCGGCGGTGCTGCGGATGCTGCTGGCGGGGGAGGCGGAGCACGCGCGGGCGGTGGCCGGGGACCTGTACGGGGCCCTGCTGGAGGCCCCGTTCCGGCTGATCGCGGCCGAGCCGGCGCTGCCGGGCACCGCGCAGCCCGAGGGTCTGGCCCTGCTGGCCGACACCGTGGAGTCGGCGGCCGCCCGCACCGGCGAGCCGCTGCTCGTGGTCCCGGAGCCGGGCCGGCTCGTCGTCCTGGCCGCCGACGGGGGCTCGGCCGTACAGGCGTGCCTGGACCACGCGGAGGCGCTGGAGGCGCGGCGCGGCCGGGACGCCGCAGGTCCGGAGCCGGACGAACTCGTCGTCGGCCTGTCCGCGCCGGCCGGCCCGGGTGCCGTGGCGGCGGCCCTGAAACAGGCCGACCAGGCCATGGCCGTGGCCCGGCGTCGGGGACGGCCGCTGGTGGAGCACGAGGAGATGGCGGCGGGCTCGGTCCTGCCGCTGCTGGCCGACGACGCCGTACGCGCCTTCGCGGACGGCACGCTGCGCGCGCTTCGGGAGCACGACGAGACGGGTCGCGGCGACCTGGTGGCCTCGCTGCAGGCCTGGCTCTCCCGGCACGGCCAGTGGGACGCGGCCGCCGCCGACCTCGGCGTGCACCGGCACACCCTGCGCTACCGGATGAAGCGGGTCGAGGAGATCCTCGGCCGCTCCCTGGACGACCCGGACGTCCGCATGGAGCTGTGGCTCGCCCTGAAGGCGTCCCCGGCCCCGTCGTAG
- a CDS encoding aldehyde dehydrogenase family protein: MTSTHAFWLAGRQATGEDSFDVHSPWDGRLVGTVSVPTDAQVEEAVAAAHAVTAEFSASPAHVRAAALDHVSKRLAERTEEIAQLISAENGKPIKWARGEVGRAVSVFRFAAEEARRFNGGEAQRLDTDAGGVGRLALTRRFVKGPVLGIAPFNFPLNLCAHKVAPAIAVGAPIILKPAPATPLSGLILGELLAETDLPAGSWSVLPVANEKMPALVKDERLPVISFTGSDTVGYAIQQSVPHKHCTLELGGNAAAVVLADWASEADLDWAATRIATFSNYQAGQSCISVQRVIADASVYDTLVDKVVAKVQAQVTGDPSDSATDVGPLVSEDAAKRVESWVDEAVSGGAKLLTGGKREGASYEPTVLADVPAGVKLATEEVFGPVLTLQKVEGTDEAFAAVNDSKFGLQTGVFTRDIQTAFRAHRELEVGGVVVGDAPSYRADQMPYGGVKQSGVGREGVRYAMDDYTYERVLVLTGLDI; this comes from the coding sequence ATGACTTCCACCCACGCCTTCTGGCTCGCCGGCCGCCAGGCCACCGGCGAGGACAGCTTCGACGTCCACTCCCCGTGGGACGGCCGGCTGGTCGGCACGGTCAGCGTGCCCACCGACGCCCAGGTCGAAGAGGCCGTGGCCGCGGCGCACGCCGTGACGGCGGAGTTCTCCGCGAGCCCCGCCCACGTGCGCGCCGCCGCCCTGGACCACGTGTCCAAGCGGCTCGCCGAGCGCACGGAGGAGATCGCCCAGCTGATCTCCGCCGAGAACGGCAAGCCGATCAAGTGGGCCCGCGGTGAGGTCGGCCGTGCGGTGTCCGTGTTCCGTTTCGCCGCCGAAGAGGCCCGCCGCTTCAACGGCGGAGAGGCCCAGCGCCTCGACACCGACGCCGGTGGCGTCGGCCGTCTCGCCCTGACGCGCCGCTTCGTCAAGGGCCCGGTCCTCGGCATCGCGCCGTTCAACTTCCCGCTGAACCTGTGCGCCCACAAGGTGGCCCCGGCCATCGCCGTCGGCGCGCCGATCATCCTCAAGCCCGCTCCGGCCACGCCGCTGTCCGGCCTGATCCTGGGTGAGCTGCTCGCCGAGACCGACCTCCCGGCCGGCTCCTGGTCGGTCCTGCCGGTCGCGAACGAGAAGATGCCCGCCCTGGTCAAGGACGAGCGCCTCCCCGTCATCTCCTTCACCGGCTCCGACACCGTCGGCTACGCCATCCAGCAGTCCGTGCCGCACAAGCACTGCACGCTGGAGCTCGGCGGCAACGCCGCGGCCGTCGTCCTCGCCGACTGGGCCTCCGAGGCCGACCTCGACTGGGCCGCGACCCGTATCGCGACCTTCTCGAACTACCAGGCCGGCCAGTCCTGCATCTCGGTGCAGCGCGTGATCGCCGATGCCTCCGTCTACGACACCCTCGTCGACAAGGTCGTCGCGAAGGTCCAGGCGCAGGTCACCGGTGACCCGTCCGACTCCGCCACCGACGTCGGCCCCCTCGTCTCCGAGGACGCCGCCAAGCGCGTCGAGTCCTGGGTCGACGAGGCCGTGTCCGGCGGAGCCAAGCTGCTCACCGGTGGCAAGCGCGAAGGTGCCTCGTACGAGCCCACCGTCCTGGCGGACGTCCCGGCCGGCGTGAAGCTCGCCACCGAGGAGGTCTTCGGACCGGTACTGACGCTGCAGAAGGTCGAGGGCACCGACGAGGCCTTCGCCGCGGTGAACGACTCGAAGTTCGGTCTGCAGACCGGCGTCTTCACCCGCGACATCCAGACCGCGTTCCGCGCCCACCGTGAGCTCGAGGTCGGCGGCGTGGTCGTCGGCGACGCGCCGTCCTACCGCGCCGACCAGATGCCGTACGGCGGCGTCAAGCAGTCCGGTGTGGGCCGTGAGGGTGTCCGCTACGCGATGGATGACTACACGTACGAGCGAGTCCTGGTCCTGACCGGCCTCGACATCTGA